A stretch of the Lactuca sativa cultivar Salinas chromosome 9, Lsat_Salinas_v11, whole genome shotgun sequence genome encodes the following:
- the LOC111876684 gene encoding psbP domain-containing protein 3, chloroplastic — protein sequence MALLSSLHSQSLRPHITPSSAVFSHLTRFKKSHDQNTVFCKTNQQDQDLRLTIEEQSLKVQRRDLLLHTVFGALSIPAMVPFAYAEEVVPEGFQIYSDDVNKFKITIPQDWQIGGGEGNGFKSVTAFYPSEASNSNVSVVITGLGADFTKLESFGKVDAFAENLVSGLDRSWQKPPGVSAKLIDSKATKGMYYIEYTLTNPGESARHLISVLGIANNGWYNRLYTLTGQYIDDESEKYRSKIEKAVASFKLV from the exons ATGGCGCTTCTTTCCTCTCTACATTCTCAGTCCCTTCGTCCTCACATTACTCCCTCTTCAGCTGTTTTCTCTCACCTTACAA GATTCAAGAAATCCCATGATCAAAATACTGTTTTTTGCAAAACCAATCAACAAGATCAAGATTTACG CCTAACTATTGAAGAACAATCTCTAAAAGTTCAAAGAAGAGATCTTTTGTTACACACTGTATTCGGCGCTTTGTCTATACCTGCCATGGTTCCATTTGCATATGCAGAGGAAG TTGTGCCAGAGGGTTTCCAAATTTACTCCGATGACGTGAACAAATTCAAGATAACGATTCCTCAAG ATTGGCAAATAGGAGGAGGAGAAGGCAATGGATTCAAGTCTGTTACTGCATTCTACCCTTCAGAAGCTTCAAATTCAAATG TGAGTGTAGTGATCACTGGGCTTGGTGCTGATTTTACCAAGTTGGAATCTTTTGGCAAGGTCGATGCTTTTGCAGAGAACTTG GTTAGCGGATTGGACAGAAGTTGGCAGAAACCCCCTGGTGTTTCAGCTAAACTCATCGACAGCAAAGCCACTAAAG GAATGTATTACATAGAATACACACTTACGAATCCAGGGGAAAGTGCAAGACATTTGATTTCTGTTCTTGGAATTGCGAATAATGGTTGGTATAATAGATTGTATACTCTCACTGGACAG TATATAGATGATGAATCAGAGAAATACCGTTCAAAGATTGAAAAG GCAGTTGCATCATTCAAATTAGTTTGA